A region from the Acinonyx jubatus isolate Ajub_Pintada_27869175 chromosome C2, VMU_Ajub_asm_v1.0, whole genome shotgun sequence genome encodes:
- the CC2H21orf140 gene encoding uncharacterized protein C21orf140 homolog: MPHFANPLLRNIITRNPFDNIKRKRCLQYLKTLKTLQNDGFKTIYFGETNIAESLVAGEDFRDGCFMQTPTWCIVHAGGSQGWVPWKYQTFLRDEVCIKQEDSLFSEFCDVARKAYGKCAIVVKERRQRDKKKPEEDKEPEAQIHAPSVINLKSLVCCPEVAKSCGHELLSLPSLYNYLNPLDSAWSSLKWFIINNRKEFCFQYIDSVYSYQYILVRDLISKGIERINPSKWKTLTNKVRRWENYYLGKFS, from the coding sequence ATGCCTCACTTTGCAAACCCTCTTTTAAGAAACATCATCACCAGAAATCCATTCGATAACATCAAGAGGAAGCGATGCCTCCAATATTTGAAAACGCTGAAAACACTGCAAAATGATGGATTTAAGACCATATATTTTGGAGAAACCAATATTGCCGAGAGTCTTGTCGCTGGAGAAGATTTCAGGGACGGGTGTTTCATGCAAACTCCAACTTGGTGTATCGTGCATGCCGGTGGTAGTCAAGGATGGGTGCCTTGGAAGTACCAGACGTTCCTTAGAGATGAGGTATGCATCAAACAGGAAGACAGCctcttctctgagttctgtgatgTGGCGAGGAAGGCCTACGGGAAGTGCGCCATTGTGGTCAAAGAGAGAAGGCAGCGAGACAagaagaagccagaggaagacaaagagCCAGAGGCCCAGATCCATGCCCCATCGGTCATTAACCTAAAGAGCCTTGTGTGTTGCCCGGAGGTAGCCAAGTCCTGTGGCCACGAACtactctctctgccttccctttaCAATTACCTAAACCCTTTAGACTCAGCCTGGTCTTCTTTGAAATGGTTTAtcatcaataacagaaaggagTTTTGCTTTCAGTACATTGACAGTGTCTATTCTTACCAGTACATACTTGTCAGAGATTTAATTAGCAAAGGGATCGAAAGGATAAACCCAAGCAAATGGAAAACACTAACCAACAAAGTGCGGAGATGGGAAAACTACTATCTTGGTAAATTTTCTTAA